One window from the genome of Eucalyptus grandis isolate ANBG69807.140 chromosome 7, ASM1654582v1, whole genome shotgun sequence encodes:
- the LOC104453580 gene encoding uncharacterized protein LOC104453580, which yields MGLGGSTNRAVGVEIAEGGLSRRRRHGTNDLTDFVFSWSLHNILNENLYHDKVETIPDQFQSVQDYLGSYVYPLLEETRASLCSSLENISLLPFTEVIECVECTGSGNSYAVKGGQWNNESNTRGKETYKTLPGDILILTDAKPATVPDLERFGRRWAFALVRMIGEDDEEDEATSSTYFEVETLSNLEVNNSRKPMYAIFLINIVTNRRIWNALHMSLNLDILKEVLCTDLVADKVSNICVTEGNGSESESLDERLSHDLNESQKKAVGACLSNLQCENKPSVDLIWGPPGTGKTKTIATLLLTLLKRKHRTIVCAPTNVAIKEVATRVLKLLKESDSGISTETGSFLCYFDMLIFGNKERLKVDANIEEIYLEHRVECFSKFTSLNSMIDTLANCVRQYHIFLEKEHTKRSKSGSDDDGSGCGSGELKSFLQSFRDRFKATVQPLRRCLSIFCTHISRTNFQNITSLLNLLDSFETLFRGENLDSEMMEITLSRGEVSLFSFETSMGPLYNLYMKIQECLSLLLTVRDSLKDLKLPTFTSMDMIANFCYQHASLIFCTASSSYKLYSVEMEPLNLLVIDEAAQLKECESVIPLQLPGVKHLILVGDECQLPAMVESKLSNQAGFGRSLFERLSSLGYSRQLFNIQYRMHPSISLFPTSKFYQKQILDGPNVKSKSYRKSHLPWPMFGPYSFINIPDGEEQIGDDGCSLRNPVEVEVISRIVRNLYRAWNGSEEDLTVGVISPYTAHVAAVLANLGKKYENIKGFTVKVKSVDGFQGGEEDIVIISTVRSNSRGNIGFLSSNKRTNVALTRARYCLWILGNGKTLTKSDSVWKAVVDNAKSRGCFFNVDDDKDLAKAILDVKKENNQLDDLLDRSSVLFRNARWKVLFSDNFLKSFRKLASLRTKMSIINLLSKLSSGWRPKKRNVDIICEHSSHIVRQFKADGFYVICTTDIVKELRYIQILKIWDVLPLEDVVKLVKRLDSIFETYSDDFISRCNEKCIEGDLQVPKTWACTFDFVRYRSPSEGQFGSSSDADASDRRLYVENVKVSESLLLMKFYPLSSDIVRNLLDDSDGNEASLPFEVTEQEQEIILFPRSTFILGRSGTGKTTVLTMKLFRNEKLHDEATKGFQEIQSGISHSKDASLEINVEEIGEGAEDGVLRQLFVTVSAKLCFAVKQHVSQLRSSSIGAKQRVKSSSVDEIVDDAALFKDIPDSFLDISPNSYPLVITFRKLLMMLDGTVGVSFFERFPDLRDLCCGQSFNSRPVALQSLLRAKEVTYEKFCAVYWPHFNDKIRRRLDPSRVFTEIMSHIKGGLPPADGCEGKLDRPAYVSLSEGRVSTLSIQRREEIYDAFEDYEKMKMKNGEFDLADLVNDLHCRLFHGQFAGNVVDFVYIDEVQDLTMRQISLFKYICRNVDGGFVFSGDTAQTIARGIDFRFEDIRSLFYKEFLMDSMDGPDIRMEKGCLSKIFHLSQNFRTHAGILKLAQSVVDLLYHFFPLSVDALSPETSFICGEAPILLESENDESAILSIFGNCDFSGNFVGFGAEQVILVRDDHSRNEISNLVRGQALVLTIVECKGLEFQDVLLYNFFGTSPLKSQWRVIYGYMKEQALLDHSSQWSSPSFDDTKHNILCSELKQLYVSITRTRQRLWICENASEFSKPMLDYWKKKCLIQVRLVDHALAEAMQVRSTPEEWKSQGFKLLREGNYPMAIMCFERARYTYGEKLAKASAFKADADLKHVSNPQEASDLRRQAAEIYETIGMADSAAECFYMLKEYEMAGRIYMDKCGESALEKAGECFSLARCYSLAAEAYARANIFSKCLSICAEGKLFEIGLRYIEDWKRQGTEKKSKEIEKLEQDFLESCTLHFYHLKDYRAMMKYVKAFHCIDSMRNLLKRLGCLDELISLEEEFGNFLEAAKIVRMKGDILREVDLLGKSGKNREASMNILWYILFYSLWAPGSKGWPLKQFAQEEELVAKAKLLAKPEPIAFYEYVSVESSILLNKQNSLAQMKEHLSASSRNGSVRGEILCARNILDFHLRQNISNFCWEYDWLVDPVNYSEQLSLENQISVDSLVCFWNLWREKIVRIIESVGCVEMPVGKENTSCWEFCLNYFGVLEQWNNVQRTYHLLNPDADWVRNIEKRSLQKKGQLVALDLRQLVSAAQKYWYCELTSVGMKLLHKLNALYQFLAKSSRSNFWQSRCLAILHEVAKFLRELCPNHSFQDGKALDSFIETSSGRYFGCIFPLDWRISSSENMVSLRGSEASRNLLRETMKMIISKKHFSHGKMGELATLVLGSGMLDDDLYGKIAKSFKGNTPWEEFMECICRDVPSDLPQASDGPMEISLAWKLYRALADAYNANWRTERDYITPICFLYLLERLVILLACSKGQFYTTKSSLVEWLICHEGLAKPSFSFNLGNCLEPIIQFVTSTVADLLNNKNDTGQWIKNSNLNVREYYPLLVLKLVLLVCLLHLNFGISPYFLFDLLSKSWISEQIPPEFRHILSRCRRPNLQKISVGVLAEAFEKVDPLVITNSASDCSKCPHAIILDVKLHKCKEEIMKVLFPKDGSAESSCKLQDLTEFSQDSSSSNSAVPVVHLDGANASSLPGQEVGLANEEEKGEVGEAEKAGEVKKDQQASSSSFSQTGSVENRNKNKGNCKSKGKQNKKGRGKKK from the exons ATGGGTTTGGGAGGGAGCACAAACAGAGCGGTGGGCGTGGAGATAGCAGAAGGTGGTttgagcaggaggaggagacaCGGTACCAATGACCTGACTGATTTTGTCTTCTCTTGGTCTCTTCACAACATTCTCAACGAAAACCTCTACCATGACAAG GTGGAGACTATACCGGATCAATTTCAGTCGGTCCAGGATTATCTCGGATCGTACGTCTACCCTTTACTGGAAGAAACCCGGGCGAGTCTGTGCTcgagtttggaaaatatttctttgcTGCCTTTCACTGAGGTTATTGAATGTGTGGAATGCACGGGAAGTGGGAACTCATATGCTGTTAAGGGCGGTCAGTGGAACAATGAATCCAACACTCGTGGCAAGGAAACTTACAAAACTTTGCCTGGAGATATCTTGATTCTAACTGATGCTAAGCCAGCAACTGTTCCTGACTTGGAGAGGTTCGGAAGAAGATGGGCGTTCGCATTAGTTAGGATGATTGGAGAAGacgatgaagaggatgaggcaACGTCATCAACATACTTCGAAGTGGAGACATTATCGAACCTTGAAGTAAATAATTCCCGGAAGCCAATGTATGCAATTTTCCTGATAAATATAGTCACTAACAGAAGGATATGGAATGCATTGCATATGTCTCTGAACTTGGATATTTTGAAGGAAGTTCTCTGCACAGATTTGGTG GCTGATAAAGTTTCTAATATTTGTGTTACCGAAGGTAATGGTTCTGAGAGTGAGAGCCTTGACGAGAGATTGAGCCATGATCTGAATGAATCCCAAAAAAAAGCAGTTGGGGCCTGTCTCAGTAACCTCCAATGTGAGAACAAGCCATCTGTCGACCTGATATGGGGTCCTCCTGGAACTGGGAAAACTAAAACCATCGCTACACTGCTACTTACTCTCTTGAAAAGGAAACATAGAACCATTGTTTGTGCTCCTACAAATGTTGCCATCAAGGAAGTGGCAACTCGTGTTCtgaagctattaaaggaatcaGATAGTGGTATAAGCACTGAAACGGGAAGTTTTCTCTGTTACTTTGACATgcttatttttgggaacaaggAGCGGCTGAAAGTTGATGCCAACATTGAAGAAATATACTTGGAACATCGTGTAGAGTGCTTTTCTAAATTCACTAGTCTAAATTCCATGATAGATACTCTTGCCAACTGTGTCCGTCAATACCACATATTTTTGGAAAAGGAACacacaaaaagaagcaaatcaGGAAGTGATGATGATGGGAGCGGATGTGGAAGCGGTGAGCTTAAATCATTTCTTCAGTCTTTCAGGGACCGATTCAAGGCAACTGTCCAGCCCCTGCGGAGATGCCTCAGTATTTTCTGTACTCATATATCCAGAACTAATTTCCAGAATATTACATCCCTCCTTAACTTACTAGATTCTTTTGAAACTTTATTCCGTGGAGAGAATTTGGATTCGGAGATGATGGAGATAACTCTTTCACGTGGTGAAGTTAGCCTGTTTTCATTTGAGACGTCCATGGGTCCactatataatttatatatgaaGATACAGGAATGCCTTTCGTTGTTGCTAACTGTTCGAGATTCTCTGAAGGATCTAAAACTTCCAACCTTTACAAGTATGGACATGATAGCCAACTTCTGTTATCAACATGCTTCCCTGATTTTTTGCACTGCTTCTAGTTCATATAAGCTGTACTCCGTGGAAATGGAGCCTCTCAATTTACTGGTAATCGATGAGGCAGCCCAGTTGAAAGAATGCGAGTCAGTAATTCCTCTGCAACTCCCTGGTGTCAAGCATCTGATTTTAGTTGGAGATGAGTGTCAGTTGCCTGCTATGGTCGAAAGCAAG CTTTCTAATCAGGCTGGTTTTGGAAGGAGTCTGTTTGAACGATTGAGTTCACTTGGTTATTCAAGGCAACTTTTCAATATACAATATCGGATGCATCCATCAATAAGTCTGTTTCCGacttcaaaattttatcaaaaacaaattttggatGGGCCAAATGTGAAGAGCAAAAGTTACAGAAAAAGTCATTTGCCATGGCCGATGTTTGGCCCTTACTCATTCATAAATATTCCTGATGGAGAAGAACAAATCGGTGATGATGGCTGTAGCCTTAGAAACCCTGTTGAGGTGGAAGTTATCTCGAGGATAGTGAGGAATCTGTACAGAG cTTGGAATGGGTCAGAAGAAGATCTGACAGTAGGTGTCATATCTCCTTACACAGCTCATGTTGCTGCAGTTCTAGCTAACCTTGGAAAAAAGTATGAAAATATCAAGGGCTTTACAGTCAAGGTGAAGTCAGTGGATGGATTCCAAGGGGGTGAAGAAGACATTGTTATAATATCCACTGTAAGATCAAACTCGCGTGGGAATATTGGGTTCTTGTCCAGTAATAAGAGAACCAATGTTGCTCTTACCAGGGCCAG GTATTGTCTGTGGATTCTGGGAAATGGGAAAACACTGACGAAAAGCGATTCTGTGTGGAAAGCTGTGGTTGACAATGCAAAGAGTCGTGGATGTTTCTTCAATGTTGATGATGACAAGGATTTGGCTAAAGCCATCTTAGAtgtgaagaaagagaataatCAGCTTGATGATCTGCTTGACAGAAGCAGTGTACTTTTCAGAAATGCAAGGTGGAAG GTTCTTTTCAGTGACAACTTCCTGAAGTCTTTCAGAAAGCTGGCATCACTCAGGACAAAGATGTCCATCATCAACCTTCTGTCAAAACTCTCCAGTGGCTGGAgaccaaagaagagaaatgtgGATATAATTTGTGAACACTCATCTCATATCGTAAGACAATTCAAAGCTGATGGTTTCTATGTCATATGCACGACTGATATTGTAAAGGAACTGAGATACATCCAAATCCTGAAGATATGGGATGTATTGCCTTTAGAGGATGTGGTAAAATTGGTCAAACGTTTGGACAGCATATTCGAGACATATAGTGATGATTTTATTAGTCGTTGCAATGAGAAATGCATTGAGGG GGATCTGCAAGTTCCGAAGACCTGGGCATGTACTTTCGATTTTGTCCGCTATCGAAGTCCTAGTGAAGGTCAATTTGGGAGTAGTTCTGATGCTGATGCTTCAGATCGTAGGTTGTATGTGGAGAATGTGAAAGTGAGCGAGAGTTTGCTTCTGATGAAATTCTACCCCTTATCATCAGATATTGTCAGAAATTTGCTCGATGACAGTGATGgtaatgaagcaagtcttccgTTTGAAGTAACAGAGCAAGAACAAGAGATAATTCTTTTCCCCAGAAGCACTTTTATACTTGGGCGATCTGGAACCGGTAAAACTACAGTCCTGACAATGAAGTTGTTTAGAAATGAGAAACTGCACGATGAAGCAACCAAGGGATTTCAGGAAATCCAAAGTGGTATTAGCCACAGCAAAGATGCCTCCCTTGAAATCAATGTTGAGGAAATCGGTGAAGGAGCAGAGGATGGTGTATTGCGCCAGCTTTTTGTGACTGTCAGTGCAAAATTATGTTTTGCGGTCAAACAGCACGTATCTCAACTTAGAAG CTCCAGCATTGGTGCAAAACAAAGAGTTAAAAGCTCTTCAGTTGATGAGATTGTTGATGATGCAGCATTATTCAAGGATATCCCGGATTCATTTTTAGACATATCTCCCAACTCTTATCCCCTTGTTATAACTTTTCGTAAGCTTCTGATGATGCTAGACGGAACTGTGGGGGTTTCATTCTTTGAAAGGTTCCCTGATCTAAGGGATCTTTGTTGTGGCCAATCCTTCAATTCTAGACCAGTGGCCTTACAAAGTCTTCTAAGAGCTAAGGAGGTTACTTACGAAAAGTTTTGTGCTGTTTACTGGCCTCACTTCAATGACAAGATAAGGAGGAGGCTTGATCCTTCCAGAGTCTTCACTGAAATAATGTCCCACATAAAGGGTGGTCTTCCACCAGCGGATGGTTGTGAAGGCAAACTTGACAGACCAGCTTATGTTTCTCTTTCGGAGGGTCGTGTCTCCACTCTGAGTAttcagagaagagaagaaatttaTGATGCTTTCGAGGAttatgaaaagatgaaaatgaaaaatggtgaaTTTGATTTGGCTGATCTTGTCAATGATCTTCATTGCCGTCTTTTTCATGGGCAGTTTGCTGGTAACGTGGTGGATTTTGTATATATTGATGAAGTGCAGGATCTCACCATGAGGCAAATTTCACTGTTCAAGTATATCTGTAGAAACGTTGATGGGGGCTTTGTGTTTTCTGGTGACACTGCACAAACTATTGCAAGGGGAATAGACTTCAGGTTTGAAGACATAAGGTCCCTTTTCTACAAGGAGTTCTTGATGGATTCAATGGATGGACCTGATATCAGAATGGAAAAGGGATGTCTttccaaaattttccatttgagCCAAAACTTCCGCACTCATGCTGGTATACTCAAACTGGCGCAGAgtgttgttgatcttctttaCCATTTTTTCCCCTTATCTGTTGATGCTTTAAGCCCTGAAACTAGCTTTATATGTGGGGAAGCCCCAATTTTACTTGAATCAGAGAATGACGAAAGTGCCATACTATCAATATTTGGCAACTGTGATTTTAGTGGTAATTTTGTTGGCTTTGGAGCAGAGCAGGTTATTTTGGTTCGAGATGATCACTCtagaaatgaaatttcaaaCCTCGTGAGAGGGCAAGCGCTAGTTCTGACGATAGTGGAGTGCAAGGGGTTGGAATTTCAG GATGTCTTATTGTACAACTTCTTTGGCACATCACCTCTAAAAAGTCAGTGGAGGGTGATTTATGGATACATGAAGGAGCAAGCTTTGCTCGATCACAGCTCTCAATGGTCTTCCCCAAGTTTTGATGACACGAAACACAATATATTATGCTCTGAATTGAAACAATTGTATGTCTCAATTACTCGGACAAGGCAAAGATTGTGGATTTGTGAGAATGCCTCGGAGTTCTCGAAGCCAATGTTGGACTACTGGAAGAAGAAGTGCCTCATTCAAGTTAGGTTGGTAGATCATGCCCTTGCAGAAGCAATGCAGGTCAGGAGCACGCCAGAGGAGTGGAAGTCACAAGGTTTTAAG CTCTTACGTGAGGGTAACTACCCAATGGCAATAATGTGCTTTGAACGAGCAAGGTACACATACGGGGAGAAATTAGCTAAGGCCTCTGCTTTCAAAGCAGATGCAGATCTCAAGCATGTTTCAAATCCACAAGAGGCTTCTGACCTTCGAAGGCAGGCTGCTGAGATCTATGAAACAATTGGAATGGCCGACTCTGCCGCGGAGTGTTTCTACATGTTGAAGGAATATGAGATGGCAg GTAGAATATACATGGATAAATGTGGAGAATCTGCTTTGGAGAAAGCTGGAGAGTGTTTCTCTCTCGCACGGTGCTACAGTCTTGCAGCAGAGGCATATGCAAGggcaaatattttctcaaagtgCTTGTCCATTTGTGCTGAAggaaaactctttgaaattggtCTGCGATACATTGAGGATTGGAAAAGGCAGGGAACTgagaagaaaagtaaagaaatagagaaattggaACAGGACTTTTTAGAGAGTTGTACCCTACATTTCTACCACCTCAAAGACTACAGGGCCATGATGAAGTATGTGAAGGCTTTTCATTGCATTGATTCAATGAGAAACTTGCTCAAGAGGCTTGGATGCCTCGATGAACTTATAAGTCTGGAGGAAGAGTTTGGTAACTTTTTGGAGGCGGCGAAGATTGTGAGGATGAAAGGTGACATCCTTCGTGAGGTTGATCTACTTGGGAAGAGCGGAAAAAACAGAGAAGCGTCGATGAATATCCTGTGGTACATATTATTCTATTCCCTTTGGGCTCCTGGAAGCAAAGGGTGGCCCTTGAAGCAGTTTGCACAGGAGGAGGAGCTGGTGGCAAAAGCCAAACTTCTTGCAAAGCCCGAGCCTATTGCCTTCTATGAATATGTTTCTGTAGAATCAAGCATTTTGTTAAATAAACAGAACAGTTTGGCTCAAATGAAAGAACATTTGAGTGCTTCCAGTAGAAATGGAAGTGTCAGAGGTGAAATACTGTGCGCTCGAAATATTCTGGACTTCCATCTTCGtcaaaatatctcaaatttttgTTGGGAATATGATTGGCTTGTCGACCCAGTGAATTATTCTGAGCAACTGAGCTTGGAGAATCAGATTTCCGTTGACTCATTGGTCTGCTTTTGGAATctttggagagagaaaattgtaaGAATTATAGAGAGTGTAGGATGTGTGGAGATGCCGGTGGGAAAGGAAAATACGTCATGTTGGGAGTTCTGTTTGAATTACTTTGGTGTTCTGGAGCAATGGAACAACGTGCAAAGAACTTATCACCTTTTAAACCCAGATGCTGATTGGGTCAGAAACATAGAAAAAAGATCTCTTCAGAAAAAAGGACAATTGGTTGCTTTGGATCTTAGACAATTGGTCTCTGCAGCTCAAAAGTATTGGTATTGTGAGCTTACTTCTGTTGGTATGAAGCTCCTGCACAAATTAAATGCTCTGTATCAATTTTTGGCGAAGAGTTCTCGGTCGAACTTCTGGCAAAGCAGATGTCTTGCTATCTTACATGAGGTTGCCAAGTTCCTTCGAGAACTTTGTCCGAATCACTCGTTCCAGGATGGTAAGGCACTGGATAGTTTCATTGAAACATCCAGTGGGAGGTACTTTGGTTGCATATTTCCACTTGACTGGAGAATATCATCATCAGAGAATATGGTATCTCTGAGAGGAAGTGAGGCTTCTCGTAATTTACTGAGAGAAAcaatgaaaatgataatttcGAAGAAGCATTTTTCACATGGGAAGATGGGTGAGCTTGCGACTTTGGTTCTTGGGTCTGGAATGCTCGACGATGATTTGTACGgaaaaatagcaaaatcatTTAAAGGAAATACGCCATGGGAGGAATTCATGGAATGCATTTGTCGGGATGTACCATCAGACCTTCCTCAGGCGAGTGATGGACCTATGGAAATCTCTTTGGCTTGGAAGCTTTATCGAGCTTTGGCAGATGCTTACAATGCCAATTGGAGGACTGAAAGAGACTACATCACACCAATTTGTTTTTTGTATCTCTTGGAACGACTTGTGATTTTGTTAGCTTGCTCCAAAGGGCAGTTTTATACAACGAAATCTTCTCTAGTTGAATGGCTCATCTGCCATGAAGGTTTAGCAAAGCCTAGCTTCAGTTTCAACCTGGGAAATTGCTTGGAGCCCATCATTCAGTTTGTTACAAGCACTGTTGCAGACCTTCTTAACAATAAAAATGATACCGGACAATGGATAAAAAATTCGAACCTAAATGTGAGGGAGTATTACCCGTTGTTGGTCTTGAAGTTGGTTCTTTTGGTTTGTTTGCTTCACCTGAATTTTGGCATCAGTCCATATTTTCTGTTCGATTTGCTCAGTAAGAGTTGGATTTCTGAGCAAATACCTCCAGAATTTCGTCATATTCTTTCACGTTGCCGGAGGCCAAACTTGCAGAAAATTTCTGTGGGTGTTCTTGCTGAAGCGTTCGAAAAAGTTGATCCCCTTGTAATTACCAATTCTGCTTCAGATTGTTCAAAATGTCCACATGCCATCATTTTAGATGTGAAGTTGCATAAATGCAAAGAAGAGATTATGAAAGTTCTATTCCCCAAAGATGGAAGTGCTGAGAGCTCTTGCAAGTTGCAGGATCTGACTGAATTTTCCCAGGATTCCTCATCTTCCAACAGTGCAGTACCAGTTGTGCATTTGGATGGTGCAAATGCGTCATCATTGCCGGGACAAGAAGTGGGCTTAgcaaatgaggaagagaagggcGAAGTTGGGGAAGCTGAAAAAGCCGGTGAAGTGAAGAAGGATCAGCAggcttcatcatcttctttctccCAGACTGGCAGTGTGGAAAACCGGAACAAGAACAAGGGCAATTGCAAGTCCAAAGGTaagcaaaataagaaaggaagaggcaagaagaaatga